The sequence below is a genomic window from Lolium perenne isolate Kyuss_39 chromosome 4, Kyuss_2.0, whole genome shotgun sequence.
GCTCCAAAGAGAAACCAGAATATCGAAAGCCAAAGAGCACAAGAGAAACATTGAAAAACCATCGAGGCTCATGATGTGTCAGCAGGTCAGTTCCAGACTGGTTCATTCTGGAAACCAATTGGAAGCTCTTATGCTTGACATGAGATACCCAGATTGGTTCATTTTGGTAACCAAGTGAGAACTGACATGGACATGCACACCATGTGTTTGACCAACATCATAATTTACAATATTCATCTGTAATTTAGTAATTGAACTAATGTTAATTGAGATGAATGCTTaagttttttcttcttttggtACTTTTCTAATTGTTATTATAAATTGTGTCTCTTTTGTCAGGAATTTAGTTATACAAGTTAAACACAGCCTGATATCATTTTTCTTGCCTGGGCAATTAGTTTATGCTGGGTGTTTCAACTTTGTGCCTTCAGTGACTAATGGTTCATATATTTCTTATGAGATACTCAGAAAGCAATGTGTGAAGAGGTACAGCTCTTTTGACTTCCTAAAAGAGATTGCGAACAAGGTGCCAGACTTGGGTGGGGCTGACTCTTGTGGAGATGATAGAGGATTACCCAGAAGAAGGTAAATTTCACTTGGCATAGTTAACTTATCACGAGTCATTAACAAGCACCTGATTACTGTTTGAAATTTCCGTTATCTAGAAAATTGTCAAATGGAAGCGATCCAGAGAACGAGGAATCCCGATCCAGCAAAATGGTACACTTCCCTCAGAATCAGATATTACCGAAGTTAAATTTTCTTAGCAGATTATTTGATAACATGAATGCTGCCTTTGCAGCCAATAAGAAGCTTGAACACTAGTCCTAGAGGACGTGGCAGAGGCCGAGGAAGAGGGCGAGGGCGACCTCCAACCAAGAGAAAGGAGATTGGTTATGTACAATTCGAGGATGAGAGCAACATGTTTGCTGAACAAAGTGAACCCTTACCAGGAGATGAGATAGTTCAAGAGACCAACCATGGTAATGAGAGTATTCCCCAAAGTGCACAACCAGTAGAGGCTCAATCAGGCGAGACACCAGCTGTGATTTCAAAGGTGGAAGAAGCCAGCACCGACCATCAGCCAGATTGGCCTATGCCAGATGCAATTGGAGGCATTGGTGTTGGACCATCCAGTTTTGGACATCTAACGGTGCAGGTTGATGAGGACGAGGACTACGATAATGAGGATTAGGCATGGTCATCCTCTCATCATATCAGATGCACTAACAGGATAGTTCTCCTGGTTGTTGTACAATGTAGATATAGTTTCAAGTAGTGACCGCAGCTATGGTGTGCTGCTGATGTTATGTACCTGCCCCTTGTAACTTATCTATTTTTCCAATAATTGTTTGTTAGTTGCCTCACAATGACTAGGATGTGCTCTGTCAGCTTAATTTAACCCTGTATTTCATGTTTCAAGCAGTAATATTCTGCATGTCTTGTTACATTGTATATTTTATGTTACTATATCATGTTGTGACCTTCAGCTGGAGTATATTGTTGTTGCATTTTTCCTACCATGAATTTGCCTCCTTAAGATGTTGCTAAGCAAAAATAACATTTTTCACGGATAGCTTAAGAGTATACcaagcatgcatgcatttgcaacTTTTGGAAGGCTCTGGCCAGAAAGGATCAGacaataacagaaatatttgtgATGCAGTGGCACATCATCAAGATATGAAGCACGATGTCATGGATGCGTTTCGTACACTGGAGTGGGGACGGCAGGGGGCTACATGCGGTCTGGTTTCCCTCCTACCCAAACATGCAGATGCGGTGGTGATGCCCCGCCCAAGGACGGCACTACACCAAGGCCAACTAGTCctccaagtggaccgacaacacGAGCTCGAGTGAAAGCTATACATGAAAGGTGAACTCAATCCTTTCTACACTCGACCTCGACACTACTTTGGATGGAATTCTACCTCATGCCAATGTTCTATGTGTCATCAGGTAcgagcccgatcttcacggatttgagggcggtggtgatgaacacgaagaacacgggtgAAAAGTGGAGGGGACCGGAGATACAAAcggaacacacacacacacacaatctGTTGTTCTTTGTTGGctcgatacaccaacccaatagAATTAcaagtagaatccctcacaaaagattT
It includes:
- the LOC127294984 gene encoding uncharacterized protein isoform X2 yields the protein MQADEDVGKIALAVPVLVSRALELFLQDLIDRSYQITLQSGAKTLNSFHLKQCVKRYSSFDFLKEIANKVPDLGGADSCGDDRGLPRRRKLSNGSDPENEESRSSKMPIRSLNTSPRGRGRGRGRGRGRPPTKRKEIGYVQFEDESNMFAEQSEPLPGDEIVQETNHGNESIPQSAQPVEAQSGETPAVISKVEEASTDHQPDWPMPDAIGGIGVGPSSFGHLTVQVDEDEDYDNED
- the LOC127294984 gene encoding uncharacterized protein isoform X1 — translated: MRKKLGTRFPAARIKKIMQADEDVGKIALAVPVLVSRALELFLQDLIDRSYQITLQSGAKTLNSFHLKQCVKRYSSFDFLKEIANKVPDLGGADSCGDDRGLPRRRKLSNGSDPENEESRSSKMPIRSLNTSPRGRGRGRGRGRGRPPTKRKEIGYVQFEDESNMFAEQSEPLPGDEIVQETNHGNESIPQSAQPVEAQSGETPAVISKVEEASTDHQPDWPMPDAIGGIGVGPSSFGHLTVQVDEDEDYDNED